From a region of the Bradyrhizobium sp. KBS0727 genome:
- a CDS encoding ferrous iron transporter B, whose translation MDAQLTPLNLSLVGTPNSGKTALFNALTGSRQRSANYPGVTVERKSGAFVTPAGRSVAIVDLPGTYSLRGRSPDEEITRDVVLGVREEATPDCIVCVADSTNLRLSIRLVLELKRVGRPMLLVLNMFDLARHRGITIDTDRLASELGIAVTTAVSVRKGGTAELLQQLDRFAPVLPGGVTSNTWRPLSTSELRALQRDADRIIAGAVTAPAKPDNLTNRIDSVVLQPVAGLLILLAILFVMFQAVFSWAQPLMELLSDSFATLGQLAHSILPDGLLQSFVQNGVISGVGSVIVFLPQIVILFFFILMLEDFGYMARAAFLMDRIMGGAGLHGRAFIPLLSSFACAIPGIMAARVIDNRRDRLTTILIAPLMTCSARIPVYTLIISAFVPQREVFGLINLQGLVMFGLYAAGIASALSVSFIAKFVMGRDYEPSPFMMELPDYKWPRAKSIALGIYMRAKAFLYRAGTTIFSMMVLIWFLASFPQPPAGAAGPAINYSLAAIIGHAIEPALAPLGFNWQIAVALIPGMAAREVAVAALGTVYAIEGGKEAADRIGEVLAHNWSLATAISLLVWYIFAPQCASTLAVIRRETGSWKWMAVTFGYMLALAYAGSFLAYHLAVALGAG comes from the coding sequence ATGGACGCGCAACTCACACCACTGAATCTCTCGCTGGTCGGAACCCCGAACAGCGGCAAGACCGCGTTGTTTAACGCCCTTACCGGCAGCCGGCAGCGCTCCGCCAATTATCCCGGCGTGACCGTCGAGCGGAAATCGGGGGCGTTCGTGACGCCGGCCGGGCGCAGCGTCGCGATCGTCGATCTGCCCGGCACCTATTCGCTCCGGGGCCGCAGTCCGGACGAGGAAATCACGCGCGACGTGGTTCTCGGCGTACGGGAGGAAGCCACCCCCGACTGCATCGTCTGCGTGGCGGACTCAACCAATCTCCGCCTCAGCATTCGCCTGGTTCTGGAGCTGAAGCGGGTCGGCCGGCCGATGTTGCTGGTTCTCAACATGTTCGACCTGGCGCGCCACCGCGGCATCACGATCGATACCGATCGCCTCGCATCGGAGCTCGGCATTGCCGTGACGACGGCGGTTTCAGTCCGCAAGGGCGGCACCGCCGAACTGTTGCAGCAGCTCGACCGGTTCGCGCCGGTGCTGCCCGGCGGAGTCACCTCCAATACATGGCGGCCGCTTTCGACGTCCGAGCTCCGCGCGCTGCAACGGGATGCTGACCGCATCATCGCCGGCGCCGTCACCGCACCGGCGAAGCCCGATAACCTGACCAACCGGATCGATTCCGTGGTGCTGCAGCCGGTCGCCGGCCTGCTGATCCTGCTGGCGATCCTGTTCGTCATGTTCCAGGCGGTCTTCAGTTGGGCGCAGCCGCTGATGGAATTGCTGTCGGACAGCTTTGCCACGCTCGGTCAACTGGCCCATTCGATCCTGCCCGACGGCCTGCTGCAGAGCTTCGTGCAGAACGGCGTCATCTCCGGGGTCGGCAGCGTCATCGTTTTCCTGCCGCAGATCGTCATCCTGTTCTTCTTCATCCTGATGCTGGAAGACTTCGGCTACATGGCGCGCGCCGCGTTCCTGATGGATCGCATCATGGGCGGCGCCGGGCTGCATGGCCGCGCCTTCATCCCGTTGCTGTCGAGCTTTGCCTGCGCCATTCCCGGGATCATGGCCGCGCGCGTCATCGACAACCGCCGCGACCGGCTGACCACGATCCTGATCGCGCCGCTGATGACCTGCTCGGCCCGCATCCCGGTCTACACGCTGATCATTTCCGCCTTCGTTCCGCAACGCGAGGTGTTCGGCCTGATCAATCTTCAGGGCCTCGTGATGTTCGGCCTCTATGCCGCCGGCATCGCCAGCGCGCTCTCGGTATCGTTCATCGCCAAGTTCGTGATGGGACGGGACTACGAGCCCTCGCCGTTCATGATGGAGCTGCCGGATTACAAATGGCCGCGCGCCAAGAGCATCGCGCTCGGCATCTATATGCGCGCCAAGGCGTTCCTGTACCGCGCCGGAACGACGATCTTCTCGATGATGGTGCTGATCTGGTTTCTGGCGTCGTTCCCGCAGCCGCCGGCGGGCGCGGCAGGGCCTGCCATCAATTACAGTCTCGCCGCCATCATCGGGCATGCCATCGAGCCTGCGTTGGCGCCGCTCGGCTTCAATTGGCAGATCGCGGTCGCGCTGATCCCCGGCATGGCCGCGCGCGAAGTCGCGGTCGCGGCGCTGGGAACGGTCTACGCGATCGAAGGCGGCAAGGAAGCCGCCGACCGGATCGGCGAGGTGTTGGCCCACAACTGGAGCCTCGCCACCGCGATATCATTGCTCGTCTGGTACATCTTTGCGCCGCAGTGCGCATCGACGCTCGCGGTGATCCGCCGCGAGACCGGTAGCTGGAAATGGATGGCCGTCACCTTCGGCTACATGCTGGCGCTGGCCTATGCCGGGTCGTTTCTCGCCTACCATCTCGCCGTGGCCCTCGGCGCGGGTTGA
- the murA gene encoding UDP-N-acetylglucosamine 1-carboxyvinyltransferase, producing the protein MAPVQYIVEGGHRLSGTIEPSGNKNAALPIIAAALLTEHKVTLENVPRIRDTETLVELIRSVGASAEWLERNTLEIHAREVRAADLDPELCARIRASILLAGPLLARCGEVALPPPGGDVIGRRRLDTHFLAFEQLGATVTATHRLEFRASRLKGADVFLDEPSVTATENALVAAVAAHGTTHLRNAASEPHVQDLAHFLVALGAKIEGIGTNTIIVHGPAKLGGARYVIQPDHIEVGSLIGLAAVTRSPLRIARAGVEHLRSIRMGFERLGIVCGVEGDDLIVPSGQAMKIHDDFGGHVPKLEDQPWPAFPADLMSIAIVTATQCDGVILMFEKMFESRMFFVDKLISMGARIVLCDPHRAIVAGPSRLRGALMTSPDIRAGMAMLLAAVAAEGTSTINNADQIERGYERIEERLNALGARITRVPARDS; encoded by the coding sequence GTGGCGCCCGTTCAGTACATCGTTGAAGGCGGCCATCGGCTTAGCGGTACGATCGAGCCGTCCGGCAACAAGAACGCCGCGCTGCCGATCATCGCCGCCGCTTTGCTCACCGAGCACAAGGTCACGCTGGAGAACGTTCCGCGCATCCGCGATACCGAGACGCTGGTCGAACTGATCCGCTCGGTCGGCGCTTCCGCCGAATGGCTGGAGCGCAATACGCTGGAGATCCACGCCAGGGAGGTCCGCGCCGCCGATCTCGATCCCGAACTTTGCGCGCGGATCCGCGCCTCGATCCTGCTGGCCGGGCCACTGCTGGCCCGCTGCGGCGAGGTGGCGCTGCCGCCGCCCGGCGGCGACGTCATCGGCCGCCGCCGCCTCGACACGCATTTCCTCGCCTTCGAACAGCTCGGTGCCACCGTCACCGCGACCCACCGGCTTGAATTCCGCGCCAGCCGCCTCAAGGGCGCCGACGTCTTCCTCGACGAACCCAGCGTCACCGCCACCGAGAACGCACTGGTCGCCGCCGTCGCCGCCCACGGCACCACTCATCTGCGTAACGCCGCTTCCGAGCCGCATGTGCAGGACCTTGCCCACTTCCTGGTCGCGCTCGGCGCCAAGATCGAGGGCATCGGCACCAACACCATCATCGTGCACGGCCCGGCCAAGCTCGGCGGCGCACGTTACGTGATCCAGCCCGACCATATCGAGGTCGGCTCGCTGATCGGGCTCGCTGCGGTGACACGGTCGCCGCTAAGAATCGCGCGGGCCGGTGTCGAGCATCTGCGCTCGATCCGAATGGGCTTTGAGCGGCTCGGCATCGTCTGCGGCGTCGAGGGCGACGACCTCATCGTGCCCTCCGGCCAGGCCATGAAGATCCACGACGATTTCGGCGGCCATGTGCCGAAGCTCGAGGACCAGCCCTGGCCCGCCTTCCCGGCCGACCTGATGTCGATCGCGATCGTCACCGCGACCCAGTGCGACGGCGTCATCCTGATGTTCGAGAAGATGTTCGAGTCGCGGATGTTCTTTGTCGACAAGCTGATCTCGATGGGCGCCCGCATCGTGCTGTGCGACCCGCACCGGGCGATCGTGGCCGGCCCGAGCCGGCTGCGCGGCGCGCTGATGACGTCGCCCGACATCCGCGCCGGCATGGCCATGCTGCTGGCCGCCGTGGCCGCGGAGGGTACCTCCACCATCAACAACGCCGACCAGATCGAGCGCGGTTATGAACGGATCGAGGAGCGGCTCAATGCGCTCGGCGCCCGGATCACCCGCGTGCCGGCGCGCGATAGCTGA
- a CDS encoding DUF2867 domain-containing protein: MTVQEITPAVDTDALLAGAQFVDAFRIETGDRNLDARHAGERMLASQPRWVDALLSLRNFVVSPLGLKTSGEGAPAPRGMIGIFPVLSETPDRLIAGFNDSHLDFRVVIDVTAPEGVRQVTLTTLVKTHNWFGRTYLTIIMPFHRLIAPALLRQVAG; the protein is encoded by the coding sequence ATGACTGTCCAGGAAATCACCCCGGCCGTTGATACCGATGCGCTGCTGGCCGGCGCGCAATTCGTTGACGCCTTCCGCATCGAAACCGGCGACCGCAATCTGGATGCGCGGCATGCCGGCGAGCGCATGCTGGCGAGCCAGCCGCGCTGGGTGGACGCGCTGTTGTCGCTGCGCAATTTTGTGGTGTCGCCGCTGGGGTTGAAGACTTCCGGCGAGGGCGCGCCAGCGCCAAGGGGCATGATCGGGATCTTTCCGGTGCTGAGCGAAACCCCGGATCGTCTGATCGCCGGTTTCAACGACAGCCATCTCGACTTTCGCGTCGTGATCGACGTGACCGCCCCCGAAGGCGTCCGGCAGGTCACCCTCACCACACTGGTCAAGACCCATAACTGGTTCGGCCGGACCTACCTTACCATCATCATGCCGTTTCACCGGCTGATCGCGCCAGCTTTGCTGCGTCAGGTTGCCGGCTGA
- the gyrB gene encoding DNA topoisomerase (ATP-hydrolyzing) subunit B, with amino-acid sequence MTEPARQTPADTEHSIPVEYGAESIRVLKGLDAVRKRPGMYIGDTDDGSGLHHMVYEVVDNAIDEALAGHATAVEVVLNADGSVTVRDDGRGIPVGIHKGEGISAAEVIMTQLHAGGKFDQNSYKVSGGLHGVGVSVVNALSSKLELRVWRDGKEHYIQFAHGDAVAPLVEVGEANGKRGTEVTFLASTETFTNIEYDFATLEHRLRELAFLNSGVNIVLSDMRHAVEKREAMHYVGGVEEFVKYLDRNKKAIVPAPIMVRAELNDIGVEAALWWNDSYHENVLCFTNNIPQRDGGTHLAGFRGALTRQVNGYAEANAKKEKIALTGDDCREGLTAVLSVKVPDPKFSSQTKDKLVSSEVRPVVENVLNEALAAWFEEHPSEAKVIVGKVIQAAAAREAARKARELTRKSPLGMTSLPGKLADCQEKDPAKSELFIVEGDSAGGSAKQGRNREFQAVLPLRGKILNVERVRTDKMLSSEQIGTLITALGTGISDDFSADKLRYHKIIVMTDADVDGAHIRTLLLTFFYRQMRELIDRGHLYIAQPPLYKVSRGKSEQYLKDERALEDYLITTGLDDCVFRPATGSERAGQDLQSLVEDARIIRGILNNLHSRYNRKVVEQAAIAGMFGKEIYSDPEKAGAAAQYMATRLDSQADEVERGWTGQFVEGQGFAFERTVRGVKDVALIDDAFLGSADARKLHEYRKTLQDVYPRTGILRRKDAEIAIYGPVSLFEAVTDAARKGVTLQRYKGLGEMNPEQLWTTTLDTNERSLLQVKIKEVDEADDIFTKLMGDVVEPRREFIQENSLNATVDV; translated from the coding sequence ATGACAGAACCTGCCCGGCAGACCCCTGCCGATACTGAGCATTCCATTCCCGTTGAGTATGGCGCGGAATCGATCCGGGTGCTGAAGGGTCTCGACGCCGTGCGCAAGCGGCCGGGCATGTATATCGGCGACACCGATGACGGTTCCGGCCTGCATCACATGGTCTATGAAGTCGTCGACAACGCCATCGACGAAGCGCTCGCCGGCCACGCCACCGCCGTCGAGGTCGTCCTCAACGCCGACGGTTCGGTGACCGTGCGCGACGACGGCCGCGGCATTCCCGTCGGCATTCACAAGGGCGAAGGCATTTCCGCGGCCGAGGTCATCATGACCCAGCTGCATGCGGGCGGAAAGTTCGACCAGAACTCCTACAAGGTTTCCGGCGGCCTGCACGGCGTCGGCGTCTCCGTCGTCAACGCGCTCTCGAGCAAGCTGGAATTGCGGGTCTGGCGCGACGGCAAGGAGCACTACATCCAGTTCGCCCATGGCGATGCGGTCGCTCCGCTCGTCGAGGTTGGCGAGGCCAACGGCAAGCGCGGCACCGAGGTGACCTTCCTTGCCTCCACCGAAACCTTCACCAACATCGAATATGATTTCGCCACGCTGGAGCACCGGCTGCGCGAGCTCGCGTTCCTGAACTCGGGCGTCAACATCGTTCTCTCCGACATGCGTCACGCCGTCGAGAAGCGCGAAGCGATGCATTATGTCGGCGGCGTCGAGGAATTCGTCAAATATCTCGACCGCAACAAGAAGGCGATCGTGCCCGCACCGATCATGGTCCGCGCGGAGTTGAACGACATCGGCGTCGAGGCCGCGCTGTGGTGGAACGACAGCTACCACGAGAACGTGCTGTGCTTCACCAACAACATCCCGCAGCGTGACGGCGGCACCCATCTGGCCGGTTTCCGCGGCGCGCTGACCCGCCAGGTCAACGGCTACGCCGAAGCCAACGCCAAGAAGGAAAAGATCGCGCTGACCGGCGACGATTGCCGCGAAGGCCTCACCGCCGTGCTTTCGGTGAAGGTGCCGGACCCGAAATTCTCCTCGCAGACGAAAGACAAGCTGGTTTCCTCGGAAGTCCGCCCGGTGGTCGAGAACGTCCTCAACGAGGCGCTGGCGGCGTGGTTCGAGGAACATCCGTCTGAGGCCAAAGTGATCGTCGGCAAGGTGATCCAGGCCGCTGCTGCGCGCGAAGCCGCCCGCAAGGCGCGCGAACTGACGCGCAAGAGCCCGCTCGGCATGACCTCGCTGCCCGGCAAGCTCGCCGACTGCCAGGAAAAGGATCCCGCCAAGTCTGAACTGTTCATCGTCGAGGGCGACTCGGCAGGCGGCAGCGCCAAGCAGGGCCGCAACCGCGAATTCCAGGCAGTGCTGCCGCTGCGCGGCAAGATCCTCAACGTCGAGCGCGTCCGCACCGACAAGATGCTGTCGAGCGAGCAGATCGGCACGCTGATCACGGCGCTCGGCACCGGCATCAGCGACGATTTCTCCGCCGACAAGCTGCGTTATCACAAGATCATCGTGATGACGGACGCCGACGTCGACGGCGCCCATATCCGCACGCTGCTGCTGACGTTCTTCTACCGGCAGATGCGCGAACTGATCGATCGCGGTCATCTCTATATTGCGCAGCCGCCGCTCTACAAGGTGAGCCGCGGCAAGTCCGAGCAGTACCTGAAGGACGAGCGCGCGCTGGAGGACTACCTGATCACCACGGGTCTCGACGACTGCGTCTTCCGGCCGGCGACCGGCTCGGAACGCGCCGGCCAGGACCTGCAGTCGCTGGTGGAGGATGCGCGTATCATCCGCGGCATCCTGAACAATCTGCACAGCCGTTATAATCGCAAGGTGGTCGAACAGGCCGCTATCGCAGGGATGTTCGGCAAGGAAATTTACAGCGATCCGGAAAAGGCCGGTGCCGCCGCGCAATACATGGCGACGCGATTGGACAGCCAAGCCGATGAAGTCGAACGAGGCTGGACAGGACAGTTCGTGGAAGGGCAAGGCTTCGCATTCGAACGCACAGTGCGTGGGGTCAAGGATGTCGCCCTTATCGACGATGCGTTCCTTGGGTCGGCCGACGCGCGTAAGCTCCATGAATACCGTAAGACGCTGCAAGACGTTTATCCGCGGACCGGAATTCTGCGCCGCAAAGACGCGGAGATCGCCATTTATGGTCCGGTCAGCCTGTTCGAGGCGGTGACCGACGCTGCGCGCAAGGGCGTGACGCTGCAGCGCTACAAAGGCCTCGGCGAGATGAATCCGGAACAGCTCTGGACCACCACGCTCGACACCAACGAGCGCTCGCTGTTGCAGGTGAAGATCAAGGAGGTCGACGAGGCCGACGACATCTTCACCAAGCTGATGGGTGACGTGGTCGAGCCGCGCCGGGAATTCATCCAGGAAAATTCGCTCAACGCCACCGTAGACGTGTGA
- the dnaN gene encoding DNA polymerase III subunit beta produces MKVTVERAQLLKSLGHVHRVVERRNTIPILGNVLIRAENAKLALKATDLDLEVTETLAAETATGGSTTVPAHMFYDIVRKLPDGAQIVLEADGDRSVLAIKAGRSRFTLQTLPESDFPDLAAGDMTHSFALAAADVKRLIDRTQFAISTEETRYYLNGIYLHAAGSAKAATLRGVATDGHRLAQIDLVLPKGATGMPGVIVPRKTVGEVQRLIEDNEAEVTIELSQGKIRFTIGNVVLTSKLIDGTFPDYGRVIPQNNDKELIVDKKDFEAAVDRVSTISSERGRAVKLALSPGKLVLSVTNPDSGSATEELEVEYASDALDIGFNSRYLLDIAAQIEGEVAVLRLADPGSPTLVQDKDNKGALYVLMPMRV; encoded by the coding sequence ATGAAGGTCACCGTCGAGCGCGCGCAACTCCTGAAATCGCTGGGCCACGTCCATCGCGTGGTGGAGCGCCGCAACACCATCCCGATCCTCGGCAACGTGCTGATCCGCGCCGAAAACGCCAAGCTGGCGCTGAAGGCGACCGACCTCGACCTCGAGGTGACGGAGACGCTGGCGGCGGAGACCGCGACCGGCGGCTCGACCACGGTTCCGGCACACATGTTCTACGACATCGTCCGCAAGCTGCCCGACGGCGCGCAGATCGTTCTGGAAGCCGACGGCGACCGTTCGGTGCTGGCGATCAAGGCGGGGCGCTCGCGCTTCACGTTGCAGACCCTGCCCGAGAGCGACTTTCCGGATCTGGCCGCCGGCGACATGACGCATTCGTTCGCGCTGGCCGCCGCCGACGTCAAGCGGCTGATCGACCGCACCCAATTTGCGATCTCCACCGAAGAGACCCGTTATTATCTCAACGGCATCTACCTGCACGCCGCCGGCAGCGCCAAGGCGGCGACGCTTCGCGGCGTGGCGACCGACGGACACCGCCTGGCGCAGATCGATCTCGTGCTGCCCAAGGGCGCCACCGGCATGCCCGGCGTGATCGTGCCGCGCAAGACCGTCGGCGAGGTGCAGCGGCTGATCGAGGACAATGAGGCCGAAGTCACCATCGAACTATCGCAGGGCAAGATCCGCTTCACCATCGGCAATGTGGTGCTGACCTCGAAGCTGATCGACGGCACTTTCCCGGATTACGGCCGCGTCATTCCGCAGAACAACGACAAGGAACTGATCGTCGACAAGAAGGATTTCGAAGCCGCCGTCGACCGCGTCTCGACGATTTCGAGCGAACGCGGCCGCGCAGTGAAGCTCGCGCTGTCGCCCGGCAAGCTGGTGCTGTCGGTGACCAACCCGGATTCCGGCAGCGCCACCGAAGAGCTCGAGGTCGAATACGCCTCCGACGCGCTCGATATCGGCTTCAACTCCCGCTACCTGCTCGATATCGCCGCCCAGATCGAAGGCGAAGTCGCCGTGCTCCGCCTCGCCGACCCCGGCTCGCCGACGCTGGTGCAGGACAAGGACAACAAGGGCGCGCTCTACGTACTGATGCCGATGCGGGTGTAG
- a CDS encoding MATE family efflux transporter, with translation MALSDKIETASIAPPVAMTGSHHLATELGETLKLAIPIALTQLGQIAMMTTDIALIGRFGSEAVAAASLAHTVFFVSFTFGMGLVSAVAPLAAQAFGARNPHRIRRSLRVGLWAALFIALPMMALSFRGEPILLMLGQSPVTAHLAQQYLLGLTWSILPALWFLAIRGFMSAVNRPEPILWITLAAIPANALLVYLLLYGAFGLPNLGLIGAGLATSIVNFGTLLAALWFVARRRPFRKFHALGHLWRIDWGLMRQLVVIGAPISISFLLEYGLFGAAGLLMGVISTTALAAHQIALQVAAILFMVPFGISIAATVRVGHAIGRSDASGVRRAGLVATWLGIAIGAALTLAVILSRFGIAKIFLGESTDATAELSATLLLVGSTFFVADAIQTIAAGSLRGMNDTRLPLVFATISYWLIGFPCAWWLAFHTPVGAIGVWIGLSVGTAVYATLLVLRFRSLARKLHFQ, from the coding sequence ATGGCCCTATCAGACAAAATCGAAACTGCTTCGATCGCGCCGCCTGTCGCGATGACGGGCAGCCATCATCTCGCCACCGAACTCGGCGAGACGCTGAAGCTTGCCATCCCGATCGCGCTGACGCAGCTCGGGCAGATCGCGATGATGACGACCGACATTGCGCTGATCGGCCGCTTCGGCAGCGAGGCCGTGGCCGCAGCGTCGCTGGCGCACACCGTCTTCTTCGTCAGCTTCACCTTCGGCATGGGGCTGGTATCCGCGGTCGCGCCGCTGGCAGCGCAGGCGTTCGGCGCCCGCAATCCGCATCGCATTCGCCGTTCGCTCCGCGTCGGCCTGTGGGCCGCGCTGTTCATCGCGCTGCCGATGATGGCGCTTTCGTTCCGCGGCGAGCCGATCCTGCTGATGCTGGGTCAGTCGCCGGTGACCGCGCATCTGGCGCAGCAATATCTGCTCGGGCTGACCTGGAGCATCCTGCCCGCGCTGTGGTTTCTCGCGATCCGCGGCTTCATGAGCGCGGTCAACCGGCCGGAGCCGATCCTGTGGATCACGCTGGCCGCGATCCCGGCCAATGCGCTGCTGGTCTACCTGTTGCTGTACGGCGCGTTCGGCCTGCCGAATCTCGGACTGATCGGCGCGGGACTTGCGACCTCCATCGTCAACTTCGGCACGCTCTTGGCGGCGCTGTGGTTCGTCGCGCGCCGCCGTCCGTTCCGGAAATTTCACGCGCTCGGACACCTCTGGCGCATCGACTGGGGCCTGATGCGACAACTCGTCGTGATCGGCGCACCGATCTCGATCTCGTTCCTGCTCGAATACGGCCTGTTCGGCGCCGCGGGTCTGCTGATGGGCGTGATCAGCACGACAGCACTGGCGGCACATCAGATCGCGCTGCAGGTCGCCGCAATCCTGTTCATGGTGCCGTTCGGCATCAGCATCGCCGCCACGGTACGGGTCGGCCACGCCATTGGCCGCAGCGATGCGAGCGGGGTCCGCCGCGCCGGCCTGGTGGCGACGTGGCTCGGCATCGCCATCGGCGCCGCGCTGACGCTGGCCGTGATTCTCAGCCGGTTCGGGATCGCGAAAATATTTCTCGGCGAGAGCACCGACGCCACGGCCGAGCTGTCCGCGACATTGCTGCTGGTCGGATCGACCTTTTTTGTCGCCGACGCGATCCAGACCATCGCCGCCGGCTCGCTCCGCGGCATGAACGACACCCGCCTGCCGCTGGTGTTCGCCACCATCAGCTATTGGCTGATCGGCTTTCCCTGCGCCTGGTGGCTCGCCTTCCACACGCCGGTGGGCGCGATCGGCGTCTGGATCGGGCTTTCGGTCGGGACCGCGGTTTACGCCACGCTTCTGGTCTTGCGATTCCGGTCGCTGGCGCGCAAGCTGCACTTCCAATGA
- a CDS encoding FeoA family protein, protein MTKTLPLGQAQRGFIGRIRAIDAAASTSVLAPVELESRLIEMGFVEDARVEVLHEGMFGRDPIAVRVNNATVAIRRREAMAVIVD, encoded by the coding sequence ATGACCAAGACCTTGCCGCTCGGACAGGCCCAGCGCGGTTTCATCGGCCGGATACGCGCCATCGACGCGGCAGCCAGCACTTCCGTGCTGGCCCCTGTGGAACTGGAAAGCCGTCTCATCGAAATGGGTTTCGTCGAGGACGCGCGGGTCGAGGTGCTGCACGAAGGCATGTTCGGCCGCGACCCGATCGCGGTCCGCGTCAATAACGCAACCGTCGCGATCCGCCGGCGCGAGGCGATGGCTGTTATCGTCGACTGA
- the recF gene encoding DNA replication/repair protein RecF: protein MTPSRIHKLTLTHFRNYRAASVQARGDVVALVGPNGAGKTNCLEAISFLSPGRGLRRATLEDVADNQGDGSWAVSAEVEGALGLATLGTGIDAPAAEAASSSRRCRIDREPVGSATAFGDHLRMVWLTPAMDGLFMGAASERRRFFDRLVLAIDSEHSSRVSALERSLRSRNRLLEVRNYDDHWCDAIERETAELAVAVAASRGQTVTKLAAMLRERGKDSAFPSAQIMLDGWMENALVNEPATAVEDRYREILRAGRARDAAAGRTLDGPHLTDLEVVYAPKHMPARDASTGEQKALLIGLVLAHATLVAEMTGIVPLLLLDEVVAHLDPNRRKALFDELAKLGAQVWMSGADPAAFVDLGGSGEVFDVESGKVSRRAR from the coding sequence ATGACCCCCTCCCGCATTCACAAGCTGACGCTGACGCATTTCCGCAATTACCGGGCGGCGAGCGTGCAGGCGCGGGGCGACGTCGTGGCGCTGGTGGGGCCGAACGGCGCCGGCAAGACCAATTGCCTGGAGGCGATCTCGTTTCTGTCGCCGGGACGCGGCCTGCGGCGTGCGACGCTGGAGGATGTCGCCGACAACCAGGGCGACGGCTCCTGGGCGGTATCCGCCGAGGTCGAGGGCGCGCTCGGGCTCGCCACGCTCGGCACCGGGATCGACGCGCCGGCCGCGGAGGCCGCCTCGTCGAGCCGGCGCTGCCGCATCGACCGCGAGCCGGTGGGTTCGGCGACCGCTTTCGGCGATCACCTGCGCATGGTCTGGCTGACGCCCGCGATGGACGGGCTGTTCATGGGGGCGGCTTCCGAACGACGGCGCTTCTTCGACCGGCTGGTGCTGGCGATCGACAGTGAGCATTCCAGCCGGGTGTCGGCGCTGGAGCGCTCGTTGCGCTCGCGCAACCGGCTGCTCGAGGTGCGCAATTACGACGACCACTGGTGCGACGCGATCGAACGCGAAACCGCCGAACTTGCGGTCGCGGTCGCCGCCAGCCGCGGCCAGACCGTGACGAAACTCGCAGCGATGCTGCGCGAGCGTGGCAAGGATTCCGCCTTTCCGTCCGCGCAGATCATGCTCGACGGCTGGATGGAAAATGCGCTGGTCAACGAACCCGCCACCGCCGTCGAGGACCGTTACCGCGAGATCCTGCGCGCCGGCCGCGCCCGCGACGCCGCCGCCGGACGCACGCTCGACGGCCCTCACCTCACCGATCTCGAAGTGGTTTACGCGCCGAAGCACATGCCGGCCCGCGACGCCTCGACCGGCGAACAGAAGGCGCTCCTGATCGGGCTGGTGCTGGCCCATGCCACGCTGGTCGCCGAGATGACCGGCATCGTGCCGCTGTTGCTGCTCGACGAAGTGGTGGCGCATCTCGACCCGAACCGGCGCAAGGCGCTGTTCGACGAGCTCGCGAAACTGGGCGCGCAGGTCTGGATGTCCGGCGCCGACCCCGCGGCCTTTGTCGACCTTGGCGGATCCGGCGAGGTTTTCGACGTGGAATCCGGCAAGGTCAGCCGCCGCGCCCGGTAA